From a single Epinephelus fuscoguttatus linkage group LG18, E.fuscoguttatus.final_Chr_v1 genomic region:
- the klhl8 gene encoding kelch-like protein 8, with the protein MAPGDVVPDHAKQLKPKEKRPGNRASKADCEPDGSFIFEAHEAWKDFHNSLRHFYEVGELCDVTLKVGSRLIPCHKLVLACVIPYFRAMFLSEMSEAKQELIEIKDFDGDAIQDLVHFAYSSKLTLTVDNVQPLLYAACILQVELVARACCEYMKAHFHPTNCLAVRTFAESHNRVDLMDMADRYACEHFTEVVECEDFTCVSPQHLRTLLSSSELNIHSETQVYNAAVKWLKANPQHHEAWLDQIMSQVRLPLLPVEFLTGTVAKDEMIKGNLSCRDLMDEARNYHLHLSNKVVLDFEYSVRTIPRKHTAGVLFCVGGRGGSGDPFRSIECYSITKNSWFFGPEMNSRRRHVGVISVGGKVYAVGGHDGNEHLGNMEMFDPLTNKWMMKASMNTKRRGIALAALGGPIYAIGGLDDNSCFNDVERYDIESDCWSAVAPMNTPRGGVGSVALGSFVYAVGGNDGVASLSSVERFNPHLNKWTEVSEMGQRRAGNGVSKLNGCLYVVGGFDDNSPLSSVERFDPRMHRWEYVSELTTPRGGVGVATVMGRVFAVGGHNGNIYLNTVEAFEPRMNRWELVGSVSHCRAGAGVAVCSSHVSQIRDVGQGSSNVANCM; encoded by the exons ATGGCACCAGGGGATGTGGTGCCAGACCATGCTAAGCAGCTGAAGCCCAAGGAGAAGCGGCCTGGAAACAGGGCATCGAAAGCTGACTGTGAGCCTGATGGGTCATTCATCTTTGAGGCTCATGAGGCTTGGAAGGACTTCCATAACTCCCTCAGGCATTTCTATGAAGTAGGAGAGCTCTGTGACGTCACGCTGAAG GTTGGCAGTAGGTTGATACCATGCCACAAGCTAGTGCTGGCTTGTGTGATCCCTTACTTCAG GGCCATGTTCCTGTCAGAGATGTCTGAGGCTAAGCAGGAACTGATAGAGATCAAGGACTTTGATGGTGATGCCATCCAGGACCTGGTGCATTTTGCCTACTCCTCCAAGCTCACATTAACTGTGGACAATGTCCAGCCTCTGCTTTATGCTGCCTGCATCCTCCAg GTGGAGTTGGTGGCAAGAGCCTGCTGTGAGTACATGAAGGCCCACTTTCACCCCACCAACTGCCTGGCAGTTCGCACCTTCGCTGAGAGCCACAATCGCGTGGACCTGATGGACATGGCCGACCGATATGCCTGCGAACACTTCACTGAGGTAGTGGAGTGTGAGGACTTTACATGTGTGTCTCCCCAGCACTTGCGCACATTATTGTCCTCCAGCGAGCTCAATATCCATTCAGAGACACAGGTGTACAATGCAGCAGTgaaatggctgaaagcaaaccCACAGCACCACGAGGCCTGGCTGGACCAGATCATGTCTCAG GTGCGCCTCCCCCTGCTTCCTGTTGAGTTCCTGACGGGAACAGTGGCCAAGGATGAGATGATCAAAGGTAACCTGAGTTGTCGCGACCTGATGGACGAAGCCAGGAACTACCACCTCCACCTCAGCAACAAGGTGGTGCTGGACTTTGAGTATTCAGTCCGCACCATACCCCGGAAACACACTGCAG GGGTTTTGTTCTGCGTGGGTGGCCGCGGGGGTTCCGGTGACCCATTTCGCAGCATCGAGTGCTACTCCATCACCAAGAACAGCTGGTTCTTTGGTCCTGAAATGAACAGCAGACGGCGTCATGTGGGTGTAATATCTGTGGGAG GGAAGGTTTACGCTGTTGGGGGCCATGATGGTAACGAACACTTAGGCAACATGGAGATGTTTGACCCCCTCACCAACAAGTGGATGATGAAAGCCTCCATGAACACCAAGAG GAGGGGTATAGCCCTGGCGGCTCTTGGTGGTCCTATCTATGCCATTGGAGGTCTGGATGACAACTCCTGCTTCAACGATGTGGAGCGTTATGACATTGAAAGTGACTGCTGGAGTGCTGTGGCGCCGATGAACACACCCAGAGGAGGAGTGGGATCTGTGGCATTGGGG AGTTTTGTGTATGCGGTGGGAGGCAACGATGGTGTGGCCTCACTGTCCAGCGTGGAACGGTTTAACCCACATCTCAACAAGTGGACTGAGGTCAGCGAGATGGGCCAGCGGCGAGCTGGAAATGGAGTCAGCAAACTCAATGGCTGCCTCTATGTAGTGG GTGGTTTTGATGACAATTCACCCCTGAGCTCTGTAGAGCGCTTTGACCCAAGAATGCACCGTTGGGAGTACGTGTCAGAGCTGACTACCCCGCGTGGGGGAGTCGGGGTTGCCACTGTAATGGGAAGAGTGTTTGCAGTCGGGGGTCACAATGGGAACATCTACCTGAACACAGTGGAGGCTTTTGAGCCTCGAATGAACAG ATGGGAGCTGGTGGGTTCAGTGTCGCACTGCCGTGCCGGAGCTGGAGTGgctgtctgttcatctcacgTCAGCCAGATCAGGGACGTCGGCCAGGGCTCCAGCAACGTGGCCAACTGCATGTGA
- the sdad1 gene encoding protein SDA1 homolog — translation MSGRQNNKLPNNLPQLQNLIKRDPQSYVEEFLQQYRHYQSNVQIFKLQPDKPNKELADLVMFLAQVGHCYLQHLSTFPQELSELLMSHHTMLEPDLRMTFCKALILLRNKDLIDPTGLLELFFELLRCHDKLLRKTLYTHIVADIKNINAKHKNNKVNTTLQNFMYTMLRDSNPIAAKISLDVMVELYKRNIWNDAKTVNVITTACFSKVTKILVAGLKFFLGKDEDEKNDSDSDSEEEGPSVRDLKVRYSTGKKTSKNKKKLEKAMKVLKKHKKKRKAEVFNFSAIHLIHDPQDFSEKLLKQLENSKERFEVKIMMMDLISRLVGIHELFLFNFYPFVQRFLQPHQREVTKILLCAAQASHQLVPPEIIEPVIMTIANNFVTDRNSGEVMTVGINAIKEVAGRCPLAITEDLLQDLAQYKTHKDKNVMMSARGLIQLFRSLNPQMLHKRDRGRPTEASAEAKIKDYGELEAKDYIPGAEVLEVEEENKEGEEDEDGWESASISDDDEDGEWVDVHHSSDEDTTEVAEKLQNMPVEERKAKAAAVSGSRLLTQDDFKKIRLVQLAKEVNAAPGKGQKRKNVELDDEDDNRGELLTLRNIEKLHKKPKADKETRLATAMAGRTDRKEFVRKRTKLNPHASTSNKEKRRTKNFMMMRHSQNVRTKGKRSFREKQIALRDALLKKKKQHK, via the exons ATGTCCGGGcgacaaaacaacaaactgccAAACAATTTGCCGCAGCTGCAAAATCTTATTAAGAGAGATCCACAGTCTTACGTAGAAGAG TTTCTGCAGCAGTACCGACACTACCAGTCCAATGTACAGATCTTCAAACTGCAGCCTGACAAGCCGAACAAGGAGCTGGCCGATCTGGTCATGTTTCTCGCTCAG GTTGGTCACTGCTACCTGCAGCACCTGTCCACCTTTCCACAAGAGCTGTCTGAGTTACTAATGAGTCACCACACGATGCTCGAGCCAGACCTAAGAATG ACTTTCTGCAAAGCACTGATTCTTCTCAGGAATAAAGATCTGATCGACCCCACCGGCCTCCTGGAGCTCTTCTTTGAGCTGCTGCGATGTCACGACAAACTTCTCAGAAAG actctgtacacacacattgtagcagatattaaaaacatcaatgccaagcacaaaaacaacaaggttAACACA acGTTACAGAACTTCATGTACACCATGCTGAGAGACAGTAATCCCATAGCAGCAAAGATCTCTTTAGATGTAATGGTGGAGCTGTACAAAAGAAACATAtg GAATGATGCCAAAACAGTTAATGTCATTACAACAGCGTGCTTCTCCAAGGTGACAAAG ATCCTTGTTGCTGGTCTTAAATTCTTTCTGGGCAAAGATGAGGATGAGAAAAATGACAGTGATTCAGACTCAGAG gaGGAGGGGCCATCAGTGCGAGACCTGAAGGTGAGATACTCTACTGGcaagaaaacatccaaaaacaagaAGAAGCTGGAAAAGGCGATGAAAGTCCTCAAG aaacacaagaaaaagaggaaagcaGAAGTGTTTAATTTCTCTGCCATTCACCTGATTCATGATCCTCAAG ATTTCTCAGAGAAACTCTTGAAGCAGTTGGAAAACTCGAAAGAGCGCTTCGAGGTCAAGATCATGATGATGGATCTCATATCCAGACTGGTTGGAATCCACGAG CTTTTCCTCTTCAATTTCTATCCCTTTGTCCAGAGGTTTCTACAGCCCCATCAAAGAG AGGTGACAAAGATTCTTCTGTGTGCTGCCCAGGCCTCCCATCAACTCGTCCCACCAGAG ATCATCGAACCTGTAATCATGACCATTGCCAACAACTTTGTGACAGACAGAAACTCTGGGGAGGTGATGACTGTGGG TATCAATGCCATTAAGGAAGTGGCAGGCCGCTGTCCACTTGCTATCACTGAAGACTTGCTGCAGGACCTGGCCCAGTACAAGACCCACAAAGACAAGA ATGTGATGATGTCTGCCAGAGGGCTGATCCAGCTGTTCAGGAGTCTCAATCCTCAGATGCTGCACAAGAGGGACAGG GGGAGACCCACAGAGGCATCAGCAGAGGCCAAGATCAAAGACTACGGAGAGCTGGAGGCTAAAGATTATATCCCTGGAGCTGAAGTcctggaggtggaggaagagaacaaagagggagaggaggacgAAG ATGGATGGGAGAGTGCCAGTattagtgatgatgatgaagatgggGAGTGGGTGGATGTTCACCACTCGTCTGATGAAGACACGACAGAAGTG GCCGAGAAACTTCAGAATATGCCAGTCGAGGAAAGAAAAGCCAAAGCGGCGGCGGTTAGTGGCAGCAGACTGCTCACTCAAGATGACTTCAAGAAGATCCGTCTGGTCCAGCTGGCCAAGGAGGTCAACGCTGCACCGGGCAAGGGccagaaaaggaaaaatgtgGAACTTGACGATGAGGACGACAACAG aggggagctgctgacgttgAGGAATATTGAGAAACTGCATAAGAAACCAAAAGCAGACAAGGAAACACGCCTGGCAACAGCAATG GCGGGACGTACCGACCGGAAAGAGTTTGTCAGGAAGCGGACCAAGCTGAACCCACATGCCAGCACCAGCAacaaggagaagaggaggacgaAGAACTTCATGATGATGAGACACAGTCAGAATGTCAGAACCAAAGGCAAACGTTCCTTTAGAGAGAAACAG ATTGCTCTACGGGATGCACTCctgaaaaagaagaagcagcacAAGTAG
- the LOC125906276 gene encoding uncharacterized protein LOC125906276, whose product MATEKQKIHFWSDEETIFMLQQLKELNILKYLDGRKTRNGKIFIKTSERLNEAGFIRTAEQVRVRWKHLKHNYHNVKKTDEYNRVWPFCDILEELLGNNILSKAGDHDVDIGLNSDCLMDVTSAVSDCVGVSAPAHPSMDPALRDHDYCMVGSRKNVQDKTTQCGDFRYSMLQNNSDALRHTGISLEVFDILVSTLEKNVSNAFPMSVQDQVLMTLMKLRTNHVTGYLSKQFYISESMASKIISYWIDKLDEVLRPLIPWLPRETIQATMPETFKEKFPNTTCIVHCTDCLLQKNQDLDSKGESYSHYYDKMKYLVAVAPCGLIMFVSSAYLGQCTDKYITFESGLLDYLMPGDEVMAEHGSSIKDLLFNEKNVNLVMYSFRNEEQDTYIGQTAHVIVDVERAITRLKVYKILTQVVSNTMALQINKILRICSALVNLREEFIRDSH is encoded by the exons ATGGCGACTGAGAAGCAGAAGATACACTTCTGGTCGGACGAGGAAACTATATTCATGCTCCAACAGCTAAAGGAGCTTAACATTTTGAAGTATTTGGATGGTCGGAAAACGCGGAACGggaaaatatttataaaaactTCTGAGCGATTGAATGAGGCCGGTTTCATCAGGACGGCAGAACAGGTCCGCGTCCGGTGGAAGCACCTTAAACACAACTACCACAACGTCAAGAAAACAGATGAATACAATCGTGTGTGGCCTTTTTGCGACATACTGGAAGAACTGCTCGGAAACAACATCTTGTCCAAAGCTGGAGACCACGATGTGGACATTGGATTAAACTCAG actGCTTGATGGACGTCACTTCAGCTGTCTCAGACTGTGTTGGCGTCTCAGCTCCTGCACATCCCTCCATGGACCCTGCACTACGTGATCATGATTACTGCATGGTGGGCAGCAGGAAGAATGTGCAGGACAAGACGACTCAGTGTGGTGATTTTAGGTACTCCatgcttcaaaacaactctgatGCTTTGCGCCACACTGGTATATCCCTGGAGGTATTTGACATTCTTGTGtcaacactggaaaaaaatgtgagCAATGCATTTCCAATGTCAGTGCAAGATCAAGTTCTCATGACACTGATGAAATTAAGGACCAACCATGTGACAGGTTATCTGAGCAAGCAGTTTTATATATCAGAGAGCATGGCTAGCAAGATCATCTCATATTGGATTGACAAACTGGATGAAGTTTTGCGACCTCTGATTCCGTGGCTTCCAAGAGAAACTATTCAAGCAACCATGCCTGAAACATTTAAGGAGAAGTTTCCTAATACAACATGTATTGTTCACTGCACTGATTGCCTCTTACAAAAAAACCAAGACCTTGATTCAAAAGGGGAATCATACAGCCATTATTATGACAAAATGAAGTACCTGGTCGCTGTTGCTCCATGTGGACTTATCATGTTCGTCTCTAGCGCATATCTAGGTCAATGCACAGACAAATATATAACTTTTGAGTCAGGATTATTAGACTACTTAATGCCTGGAGATGAGGTCATGGCAGAGCATGGCTCTTCCATAAAAGATCTGCTGTTTAATGAGAAAAATGTTAACTTAGTAATGTACTCTTTCAGAAATGAGGAACAGGACACATACATAGGACAAACTGCACATGTAATAGTTGATGTTGAAAGAGCAATCACACGCTTGAAAGTTTACAAGATTTTAACACAGGTGGTTTCAAACACCATGGCTCTTCAAATAAACAAGATCCTGAGAATATGTTCTGCTCTCGTCAATTTAAGGGAGGAATTCATTCGTGACTCACATTGA